The following are from one region of the Streptomyces tuirus genome:
- the bla gene encoding class A beta-lactamase — protein sequence MITSEGTTLYSNGPRLSRRTALALGTAAALSLGGAGTARALPGTDGVTARLRELEQEHTARLGVYGRNLRTGRTVAYRADERFPMASVFKTLAAAAVLRDLDRDGEFLARRVHYTQEYVTKSGYSPITQDHVATGMTVGELCDATIRFSDNTAGNLLLKELGGPTAVTRFSRSVGDRITRLDRWEPELNSAEPWRVTDTTTPRAIGLTYARLVLGTALEPRDRARLTDWLLRNTTSTEKFRKALPADWLIADKTGGGRYGGNNDVGITWPPDGPPIVMSVLTTQPEEDAPADNPLVAGAAALLAAELA from the coding sequence GTGATCACCTCCGAAGGGACCACCTTGTACTCGAACGGACCACGCCTGTCCCGCCGTACGGCCCTCGCGCTGGGCACGGCCGCCGCTCTCTCGCTGGGCGGCGCCGGCACGGCCCGCGCCCTGCCGGGAACCGACGGCGTCACCGCGCGGCTGCGGGAGCTGGAGCAGGAGCACACCGCCCGGCTGGGCGTGTACGGCCGGAACCTGCGCACCGGCCGGACGGTGGCGTACCGGGCCGACGAACGCTTCCCGATGGCCTCGGTGTTCAAGACGCTCGCCGCCGCGGCCGTACTGCGCGACCTCGACCGTGACGGCGAGTTCCTGGCCCGGCGCGTGCACTACACCCAGGAGTACGTCACCAAGTCGGGCTACTCCCCCATCACCCAGGACCACGTCGCGACCGGCATGACCGTGGGCGAACTGTGCGACGCCACCATCCGCTTCAGCGACAACACCGCGGGCAACCTGCTCCTGAAGGAGCTGGGCGGGCCGACCGCCGTCACGCGCTTCTCCCGCTCGGTCGGTGACCGGATCACCCGGCTCGACCGCTGGGAGCCCGAGCTCAACTCCGCGGAGCCGTGGCGCGTGACCGACACGACCACGCCGCGCGCCATCGGCCTGACCTACGCCCGGCTGGTGCTCGGCACCGCGCTGGAGCCCCGGGACCGGGCGCGGCTCACGGACTGGCTGCTGCGCAACACCACCAGCACCGAGAAGTTCCGCAAGGCCCTGCCCGCCGACTGGCTGATCGCCGACAAGACCGGCGGCGGACGCTACGGCGGCAACAACGACGTCGGCATCACCTGGCCGCCGGACGGTCCGCCGATCGTGATGTCCGTCCTGACCACCCAGCCGGAGGAGGACGCCCCGGCCGACAATCCGCTGGTGGCCGGCGCTGCCGCCCTGCTGGCGGCGGAACTGGCGTAG
- a CDS encoding endonuclease/exonuclease/phosphatase family protein: MGTGGLRPRDAWLVGGALGVAGLLALHSAVPNGTGRLGSLLETFLPWLGAAVPVFGCLALLGRSGAGLLACLAPMAVWLWMFGGMWFSSPPGASDLTVVQHNVADDNADPAGTARALLATRAGLIAVEELTPAARPAYQDVLGGSHPHRAVHGTVGLWSVYPLSDVGPVDIRPAGFPDSWRRALRATVSAPGGELAVYVVHLPSVRLGATGLASAARDESAALLAGRIADDPARRLLVVGDLNGTVQDRGLGPLTSRLDAPSTGFAFSWPAGLPVARIDQVLGRGVEVTEVSAREATGSDHLPVLGRILLR; the protein is encoded by the coding sequence ATGGGCACGGGAGGGCTGCGGCCGCGGGACGCCTGGCTCGTCGGCGGTGCCCTCGGGGTCGCCGGTCTGCTCGCCCTGCACTCCGCCGTGCCCAACGGGACCGGTCGGCTGGGGAGCCTGCTGGAGACGTTCCTGCCGTGGCTGGGGGCGGCGGTGCCCGTGTTCGGCTGCCTCGCCCTGCTCGGGCGGTCGGGGGCGGGGCTGCTCGCCTGCCTCGCCCCCATGGCCGTGTGGCTGTGGATGTTCGGCGGGATGTGGTTCTCCTCGCCCCCGGGCGCGTCCGACCTGACCGTCGTCCAGCACAACGTGGCCGACGACAACGCCGACCCCGCCGGCACCGCACGGGCCCTGCTCGCCACCCGCGCCGGGCTGATCGCCGTCGAGGAACTGACGCCCGCCGCACGGCCGGCATACCAGGACGTCCTGGGCGGGTCCCATCCGCACCGGGCGGTGCACGGCACGGTCGGGCTGTGGTCCGTGTACCCGCTGTCGGACGTAGGGCCCGTGGACATCCGGCCCGCGGGCTTTCCCGACAGCTGGCGGCGGGCACTGCGGGCCACGGTGTCCGCGCCCGGCGGCGAGCTGGCGGTGTACGTGGTGCATCTGCCGTCCGTGCGGCTGGGCGCGACGGGGCTCGCCTCGGCGGCCCGTGACGAGAGCGCCGCCCTGCTCGCGGGCCGGATCGCCGACGACCCGGCCCGGCGGCTCCTGGTGGTGGGCGACCTCAACGGCACCGTGCAGGACCGCGGGCTCGGGCCGCTCACCTCCCGACTCGACGCCCCGTCCACGGGGTTCGCGTTCAGCTGGCCGGCCGGGCTGCCGGTGGCGAGGATCGACCAGGTGCTGGGGCGCGGGGTCGAGGTGACAGAGGTGTCCGCACGGGAGGCGACCGGGAGCGACCACCTGCCGGTGCTGGGGCGGATACTCCTTCGGTAA
- a CDS encoding class I SAM-dependent methyltransferase, with the protein MPLRSGKVPRDAVHHPLFARCYARVSVAAETRMGMGRIRGRLLDGLSGRVIEIGAGNGLNFAHYPGTVAEVVAIEPERRLRHLAVEAALRAEVPVDVVPGAAEALPVKSEGFDAAVVSLVLCSVRDVPRALAELRRVLRPGGEVRFFEHGRGGGRAMTFTQHALDRTVWPMLSGGCHVAREPVRALRDAGFELGPYRQVLMPQEGPRLPSSYCVLGTAWRPVSG; encoded by the coding sequence ATGCCGCTCCGCTCCGGCAAGGTGCCACGGGACGCCGTGCACCATCCGCTGTTCGCCCGCTGCTACGCCAGGGTCAGTGTCGCCGCCGAGACCCGGATGGGCATGGGCCGCATCCGCGGGAGACTGCTCGACGGGCTGTCCGGGCGGGTGATCGAGATCGGCGCGGGCAACGGGCTGAACTTCGCGCACTACCCGGGCACCGTCGCCGAGGTCGTGGCGATCGAACCGGAGCGGCGGCTGCGGCACCTGGCCGTGGAGGCAGCGCTGCGCGCCGAGGTGCCGGTGGACGTGGTGCCGGGCGCGGCGGAGGCGCTGCCGGTCAAGAGCGAGGGCTTCGACGCCGCCGTGGTGTCGCTGGTGCTGTGCAGTGTGCGGGACGTGCCCCGGGCGCTCGCCGAGCTGCGGCGGGTGCTGCGGCCGGGCGGCGAGGTGCGGTTCTTCGAGCACGGCCGGGGCGGTGGCCGGGCGATGACCTTCACTCAGCACGCCCTGGACCGGACGGTGTGGCCGATGCTGAGCGGGGGCTGCCACGTGGCGCGGGAGCCGGTGCGGGCGCTGCGGGACGCCGGGTTCGAACTCGGTCCTTACCGGCAGGTCCTGATGCCGCAGGAGGGGCCGCGGCTGCCCAGCTCGTACTGCGTGCTGGGCACGGCCTGGCGTCCGGTCAGTGGGTAG
- a CDS encoding fic family toxin-antitoxin system, toxin component, which yields MNNLEIDLAWLLMLAEHKTPGDPQVTDWGALVAAVARHQAAIFDVPVYDSPHARAAALLQLLLHVPALERSNALFASAVAYAYLVASGVKVITSPEQVRDLARLVKSGEASVRDIEQELRQWSL from the coding sequence TTGAACAACCTCGAGATCGACCTCGCCTGGCTGCTGATGCTCGCCGAGCACAAGACCCCCGGAGACCCCCAGGTCACCGACTGGGGAGCCCTCGTCGCCGCCGTCGCCCGCCACCAGGCCGCCATATTCGACGTCCCCGTCTACGACAGCCCGCACGCCCGCGCTGCGGCACTCCTCCAGCTCCTGCTCCACGTGCCCGCGCTGGAGCGCTCCAACGCCCTGTTCGCCTCCGCCGTCGCCTACGCCTACCTCGTCGCCAGCGGCGTCAAGGTCATCACCTCGCCCGAGCAGGTCCGCGACCTCGCCCGGCTGGTCAAGAGCGGAGAGGCGTCCGTACGGGACATCGAGCAGGAGCTGCGCCAGTGGAGCCTGTGA
- a CDS encoding ABC transporter ATP-binding protein, producing the protein MSTPAAEHAPGLAPADGIAARARGLTKAYGSGETAVLALDSVDVDVVRGRFTAVMGPSGSGKSTLMHCLAGLDTVSAGQVWLGDTEITGLRERELTRLRRDRIGFMFQSFNLIPTLNALENITLPMDIAGRKPDEKWLDQVIDTLGLRDRLRHRPSQLSGGQQQRVACARALASRPELIFADEPTGNLDSRAGLEVLGFLREAVDQLGQTVVMVTHDPGAAAHSDLVLFLGDGRIVDEMRRPTAEAVLERMKRFDVIRTRYEDATASPEEN; encoded by the coding sequence TTGTCCACACCTGCTGCGGAGCACGCTCCCGGCCTCGCGCCGGCCGACGGGATCGCGGCCCGCGCCCGCGGTCTCACCAAGGCGTACGGCTCGGGCGAGACGGCCGTGCTCGCACTCGACTCGGTGGACGTGGACGTCGTCCGGGGCCGGTTCACGGCCGTGATGGGCCCGTCGGGGTCCGGGAAGTCCACCCTGATGCACTGTCTGGCCGGGCTCGACACCGTGTCGGCCGGTCAGGTGTGGCTCGGCGACACGGAGATCACGGGGCTGAGGGAGCGCGAGCTGACACGGCTGCGCCGGGACCGGATCGGCTTCATGTTCCAGTCGTTCAACCTCATCCCGACCCTGAACGCGCTGGAGAACATCACCCTGCCGATGGACATCGCGGGCCGGAAACCGGATGAGAAGTGGCTGGACCAGGTGATCGACACCCTGGGCCTGCGGGACCGGCTCCGGCACCGGCCGTCACAGCTGTCCGGCGGGCAGCAGCAGCGGGTGGCCTGCGCGCGGGCGCTGGCCTCCCGGCCCGAGCTGATCTTCGCGGACGAGCCGACCGGCAACCTCGACTCGCGGGCCGGCCTGGAGGTGCTCGGCTTCCTGCGCGAGGCCGTCGACCAGCTGGGGCAGACCGTCGTCATGGTCACCCACGACCCTGGCGCCGCCGCCCACTCGGACCTGGTCCTCTTCCTCGGGGACGGCCGGATCGTCGACGAGATGCGGCGCCCCACGGCGGAGGCGGTCCTGGAGCGGATGAAGAGGTTCGACGTGATCCGCACCCGGTACGAGGACGCCACCGCGTCACCCGAGGAGAACTGA
- a CDS encoding ABC transporter permease — MLKATLRSFLAHKGRLLLSALAVLLSVAFVTGSLIFSDTVSRTFDRLFASTAADVTVSPKEDLDEAVPSGRTATLPAALAERVRQVDGVAAARADVKVSGLTAVDEENRPVGPTTGAPTLGYAWTPNERSPVELTSGHAPRGPAQALIDSETADRRNVRIGDPLTVIAPPGSFTVRVVGIVTFTTTNPGSALLYFDTPTAQTKLLGRPGTATAISVDAAAGVSDDQLKRRVAAALGAHTYDFRTAGEQAESDVEQLGGFLDVIKYVMLGFAGIAVLVGVFLIVNTFSMLIAQRTRELGLLRALGADRRQVRGSVLTEALLLGLVGSTLGLAAGIGLAAGLIGLMGLLGMNIDADEMEIGWVTPVAAYVVGLGVTFVAAYLPARRAAGVSPMAALSDAEVAGVGRPLRMRAVAGGVVGAAGAAALAGCAVSRQTSSAASLLGLGVVLTLIATVIAGPLLVHPVIRVLGAAFPALFGSIGRMSQRNALRNPRRTGATAAALMVGIALVGGMSVASESMTASFDRQIDKTLGADFVIQNTNFQPFPEEVTGKVRGTDGVGLVVRGRFTPVAVRLPDGDRVETTAAGYDPRLDEVANITYAQGDSASALGPGRLAMDRDFARDHGVRVGSTLPVEFPGGRSAELTVGALTDQDAAEGFGTQGGLFFGLGTLQRYAPGGQDSALYVNAAPGTGDDDLRANLEKTLDAYPQVQVRDLADYKQLVHDQIAVLLYLVYALLGLAIIIAVLGVVNTLALSVVERTREIGLLRAIGLARRQLRRMIRLESVVIAVFGAVLGLVLGLVWGVCMQQVLALQGMTALAIPWVTIVLVVVGSAVVGVVAALLPALRASRMNVLAAIAHE, encoded by the coding sequence GTGCTCAAGGCGACCCTGCGGAGCTTCCTGGCCCACAAGGGGCGGCTGCTGCTCTCCGCGCTCGCCGTCCTGCTGTCCGTCGCGTTCGTCACGGGGAGCCTGATCTTCTCGGACACCGTCAGCCGCACGTTCGACCGGCTGTTCGCCTCCACCGCGGCCGATGTCACGGTCAGCCCGAAGGAGGACCTCGACGAGGCGGTGCCCTCCGGCCGGACGGCCACCCTGCCGGCCGCGCTCGCCGAACGGGTCCGGCAGGTCGACGGGGTCGCGGCGGCCCGCGCGGACGTCAAGGTGAGCGGCCTCACGGCCGTCGACGAGGAGAACCGGCCGGTGGGGCCCACCACCGGGGCGCCGACGCTCGGCTACGCCTGGACCCCGAACGAGCGCAGCCCGGTCGAGCTGACCTCGGGTCATGCCCCGCGCGGTCCCGCCCAGGCGCTGATCGACTCCGAGACCGCCGACCGCAGGAACGTGCGCATCGGCGACCCGCTCACCGTGATCGCACCCCCCGGTTCGTTCACGGTGCGGGTCGTCGGCATCGTCACGTTCACGACGACGAACCCCGGCTCCGCGCTGCTCTACTTCGACACGCCCACGGCCCAGACGAAGCTGCTGGGCCGGCCGGGGACGGCGACCGCCATCTCGGTCGACGCGGCGGCGGGCGTCAGTGACGATCAGCTCAAGCGGCGCGTGGCCGCCGCGCTCGGCGCACACACCTACGACTTCAGGACGGCCGGCGAACAGGCCGAGTCGGACGTCGAGCAACTGGGCGGGTTCCTCGACGTCATCAAGTACGTGATGCTCGGCTTCGCCGGGATCGCCGTGCTCGTCGGCGTGTTCCTGATCGTCAACACCTTCTCCATGCTCATCGCCCAGCGCACCCGCGAACTGGGGCTGCTGCGCGCGCTCGGTGCCGACCGGCGCCAGGTCCGCGGCTCGGTGCTCACCGAGGCCCTGCTGCTCGGCCTGGTCGGCTCCACGCTGGGACTCGCCGCGGGCATCGGGCTCGCGGCGGGGCTGATCGGGCTGATGGGCCTGCTCGGCATGAACATCGACGCCGACGAGATGGAGATCGGCTGGGTGACTCCGGTGGCGGCGTACGTCGTCGGGCTCGGCGTCACCTTCGTCGCCGCGTACCTCCCGGCGCGGCGGGCCGCGGGTGTCTCGCCGATGGCCGCCCTCTCGGACGCGGAGGTCGCCGGGGTGGGCCGGCCACTGCGGATGCGCGCGGTGGCGGGCGGGGTCGTCGGGGCGGCCGGTGCGGCGGCGCTCGCGGGGTGCGCCGTGTCGCGGCAGACCTCGTCGGCGGCGTCCCTGCTGGGCCTCGGTGTGGTGCTCACCCTGATCGCGACCGTGATCGCCGGGCCGCTGCTGGTGCATCCGGTGATCCGGGTGCTCGGCGCGGCCTTCCCCGCGCTGTTCGGCTCGATCGGGCGGATGAGCCAGCGCAACGCCCTGCGCAATCCCCGCCGTACCGGAGCGACGGCGGCGGCCCTGATGGTGGGGATCGCCCTGGTGGGCGGGATGTCGGTGGCGAGCGAGTCGATGACCGCCTCGTTCGACCGGCAGATCGACAAGACCCTCGGCGCCGACTTCGTGATCCAGAACACCAACTTCCAGCCGTTCCCCGAGGAGGTCACCGGCAAGGTGCGCGGCACCGACGGGGTGGGCCTGGTCGTGCGCGGGCGGTTCACACCGGTCGCGGTGCGGCTCCCGGACGGCGACCGCGTGGAGACCACCGCCGCGGGCTACGATCCGCGGCTCGACGAGGTCGCCAACATCACCTACGCGCAAGGGGACTCCGCGTCCGCGCTCGGGCCCGGACGGCTCGCCATGGACCGGGACTTCGCACGCGACCACGGCGTGCGGGTGGGCAGCACGCTCCCGGTGGAGTTCCCGGGCGGACGCTCGGCCGAGCTGACGGTCGGCGCGCTCACCGACCAGGACGCCGCCGAGGGATTCGGCACCCAGGGCGGCCTGTTCTTCGGGCTGGGCACCCTGCAGCGGTACGCGCCGGGTGGACAGGACTCCGCGCTGTACGTCAACGCCGCCCCTGGCACGGGCGACGACGACCTGCGCGCGAACCTGGAAAAGACGCTGGATGCGTATCCGCAGGTGCAGGTGCGGGACCTGGCCGACTACAAGCAGTTGGTCCACGACCAGATCGCCGTCCTGCTCTACCTCGTGTACGCACTGCTCGGGCTGGCGATCATCATCGCGGTGCTCGGCGTGGTCAACACCCTCGCGCTGTCGGTGGTCGAACGCACCCGGGAGATCGGGCTGTTGCGGGCGATCGGGCTGGCCCGGCGTCAGCTGCGGCGGATGATCCGGCTGGAGTCGGTGGTGATCGCGGTGTTCGGCGCGGTCCTCGGGCTGGTGCTGGGGCTGGTGTGGGGGGTGTGCATGCAGCAGGTGCTGGCGCTCCAGGGCATGACGGCGCTGGCGATCCCGTGGGTCACGATCGTGCTGGTGGTGGTCGGTTCGGCGGTGGTCGGTGTGGTGGCGGCGCTGCTGCCGGCGTTGCGCGCCTCCCGCATGAACGTGCTGGCGGCTATCGCGCACGAGTGA
- a CDS encoding GNAT family N-acetyltransferase codes for MTELRIRAATPDDLDTVLAFWKAAAEGTSISDDRAGVERLVARDPEALILGEHGGELVGTVIAGFDGWRCHLYRLAVHPDHRRQGIASALLAAAEERFVRLGGRRADAMVLTRNEIAHRAWDAAGYGAQEQWRRWVKPLTE; via the coding sequence ATGACCGAGTTGCGCATCCGGGCCGCGACGCCCGACGACCTCGACACCGTGCTGGCCTTCTGGAAGGCGGCCGCCGAGGGCACGAGCATCAGCGACGACCGCGCCGGCGTGGAGCGGCTCGTGGCGCGGGACCCCGAGGCGCTGATCCTCGGCGAACACGGTGGTGAACTGGTGGGCACGGTGATCGCCGGGTTCGACGGCTGGCGGTGTCATCTGTACCGGCTGGCCGTGCATCCGGACCACCGCCGCCAGGGCATCGCGTCCGCGCTGCTCGCCGCCGCGGAGGAGCGGTTCGTACGGCTCGGCGGGCGCCGCGCGGACGCGATGGTGCTGACGCGCAACGAGATCGCGCATCGGGCGTGGGATGCGGCGGGGTACGGGGCACAGGAGCAGTGGCGACGTTGGGTGAAGCCGCTCACCGAGTAG
- a CDS encoding hemolysin family protein produces the protein MTEVLLLLVAILLSLACGAFVAAEFSLTTVERAELERAVERGERGAAGALKAVRNLTFQLSGAQLGITVTNLVVGMLAEPSIAAMIAGPLEDLGVSRSASHSVALVLGTAASTVFLMVVGELVPKNWAISSPLTVAKTVGNAQRWFSAAFRPFITHLNNTANRVVRRIGVEPAEELASARGPQELAALARHSAKQGALEADTAELFVRTLNLADLTAENVMTPRVQVVALDVQATLEDVANATRATGLSRFPVYRGTLDSVVGTAHVKDVLAVPAERRRRIHVSELMREPLLVPATLTVDRLLDRLSGKRTMAVVIDEYGGTAGVATLEDIVEEVVGEVRDEHDPHETPDLAAAGTDESGHALYSADGSARVDHLERIGLRAPEGPYETLAGLVATVLGRIPAAGDTLEVAGWHLEVLDATGRRAARVRLRAPLDDHKPDEKGVEL, from the coding sequence ATGACCGAAGTGCTCCTCCTGCTGGTGGCGATCCTGCTCTCGCTCGCCTGTGGCGCCTTCGTGGCGGCCGAGTTCTCCCTCACCACGGTCGAGCGCGCCGAGCTGGAGCGGGCCGTGGAGCGCGGCGAGCGGGGCGCGGCCGGTGCGCTGAAGGCCGTACGGAATCTGACGTTCCAGCTCTCCGGCGCGCAGCTCGGCATCACCGTCACCAACCTGGTGGTCGGCATGCTCGCCGAGCCGTCGATCGCGGCCATGATCGCCGGTCCGCTGGAGGACCTCGGCGTCTCGCGCTCGGCGTCGCACAGCGTCGCGCTGGTGCTCGGTACGGCCGCGTCGACGGTGTTCCTCATGGTCGTCGGCGAGCTCGTGCCGAAGAACTGGGCGATCTCCTCGCCGCTGACCGTCGCCAAGACGGTGGGCAACGCGCAGCGCTGGTTCAGCGCCGCGTTCCGGCCCTTCATCACGCACCTCAACAACACGGCCAACCGGGTCGTGCGGCGGATCGGTGTGGAGCCGGCGGAGGAGCTCGCCTCGGCGCGCGGGCCGCAGGAGCTGGCGGCCCTGGCACGGCACTCCGCGAAGCAAGGCGCTCTGGAGGCGGACACCGCCGAGCTGTTCGTGCGCACGCTGAACCTCGCCGACCTGACCGCGGAGAACGTGATGACGCCCCGGGTGCAGGTCGTCGCGCTGGATGTGCAGGCGACCCTGGAGGACGTCGCGAACGCGACCCGGGCGACGGGCCTGTCCCGGTTCCCCGTCTACCGCGGGACCCTCGACTCGGTCGTCGGAACGGCCCACGTCAAGGACGTGCTGGCGGTGCCGGCCGAGCGCCGCAGGCGGATCCATGTCTCCGAGCTGATGCGCGAACCGCTGCTGGTCCCGGCGACGCTCACCGTCGACCGGCTCCTGGACCGGCTCTCCGGCAAGCGCACGATGGCCGTCGTGATCGACGAGTACGGCGGCACGGCGGGCGTGGCCACGCTGGAGGACATCGTCGAGGAGGTCGTCGGCGAGGTGCGCGACGAGCACGACCCGCACGAGACCCCGGACCTGGCCGCGGCCGGCACCGACGAGTCCGGGCACGCGCTGTACTCGGCCGACGGATCCGCGCGTGTGGACCATCTGGAACGGATCGGGCTGCGCGCGCCGGAGGGGCCTTACGAGACGCTCGCCGGGCTGGTGGCCACGGTGCTCGGCCGGATACCGGCCGCCGGAGACACCCTGGAGGTCGCCGGCTGGCACCTCGAGGTCCTGGACGCGACCGGGCGCAGGGCCGCCCGCGTCCGGCTGCGCGCCCCCCTCGACGACCACAAGCCCGACGAGAAGGGGGTGGAGCTGTGA
- a CDS encoding hemolysin family protein yields MTAVQLLIGLATLVVNAFFVGAEFALISVRRSQIEPYADQGDRRAKSVLWGLEHVSALMAAAQLGITLCTLVLGVVAEPAIAHLLEPVFHAVGVPEGAGHAVSFVIALSLATYLHMLLGEMVPKNIALAEPVRSALALGPPLVALSRALRPVIFTVNAFANALLKLLRVEAREEVSASYSDAEIAQIVKDSSEAGLIDDRAQERLRDALELGRRPVRDVVMPLEDVVYAKVGVTPEELERLSAQSGFSRFPVVDEGRRIVGYLHVKDALEAAGRHTPFRLRDMRPIARVREHTPLDDVLTAMRGSRTHLAAVLGTDGRMAGLVTMEDVLRELFGQRA; encoded by the coding sequence GTGACCGCCGTCCAGTTGCTGATCGGACTGGCGACGCTCGTCGTCAACGCCTTCTTCGTCGGCGCCGAGTTCGCGCTGATCTCGGTGCGCCGCAGCCAGATCGAGCCCTACGCCGACCAGGGCGACCGGCGCGCCAAGAGCGTGCTGTGGGGCCTGGAGCACGTGTCCGCGCTGATGGCCGCCGCCCAGCTCGGCATCACGCTGTGCACGCTGGTGCTGGGCGTGGTGGCCGAACCGGCGATCGCGCATCTGCTGGAGCCGGTGTTCCACGCGGTGGGTGTGCCCGAGGGCGCGGGGCACGCGGTGTCCTTCGTGATCGCGCTGTCCCTCGCGACCTATCTGCACATGCTGCTCGGTGAGATGGTGCCGAAGAACATCGCGCTCGCCGAGCCGGTGCGCAGCGCGCTGGCGCTCGGACCGCCCCTGGTGGCGCTGTCCCGGGCGCTGCGTCCGGTGATCTTCACGGTGAACGCGTTCGCGAACGCCCTGCTGAAGCTGCTGCGGGTCGAGGCCCGCGAGGAGGTCTCCGCCTCCTACTCGGACGCGGAGATAGCGCAGATCGTGAAGGACTCCAGCGAGGCCGGCCTGATCGACGACCGGGCCCAGGAGCGGCTGCGCGACGCGCTGGAGCTGGGCCGCCGTCCGGTGCGGGACGTCGTGATGCCGCTGGAGGACGTGGTGTACGCGAAGGTCGGCGTCACGCCGGAGGAGCTGGAGCGGCTGTCGGCGCAGTCCGGGTTCTCCCGCTTCCCGGTGGTGGACGAGGGGCGGCGGATCGTGGGCTACCTGCACGTGAAGGACGCCCTGGAGGCCGCCGGGCGGCACACGCCGTTCCGGCTGCGGGACATGCGCCCCATCGCGCGCGTGCGTGAGCACACACCACTGGACGACGTCCTCACGGCGATGCGGGGCAGCCGCACGCACCTCGCGGCCGTCCTCGGCACGGACGGACGCATGGCAGGGCTGGTGACCATGGAGGACGTCCTGCGGGAGCTGTTCGGCCAGCGGGCTTGA
- a CDS encoding SGNH/GDSL hydrolase family protein has protein sequence MQTNPTYSSLVAVGDSFTEGMSDLMPDGTYRGWADLLAARMAARTPGFQYANLAVRGKLIQQIVDEQVDVAAAMGADVITLVGGLNDTLRPKCDMGRVRALLEEAVEKLAPACRQLVLMRSPGRQGPVLERFRPRMEELFACVDELAARHGAIVVDLYGAPSLSDPRMWDVDRLHLTAEGHRRVAEAVWQTLGHDPEDAEWHTPMPATLPPGWVMRRVADARFARQHLLPWIGRRLTGRSSGDGLPPKRPELLPYEDPA, from the coding sequence ATGCAGACGAACCCCACCTACAGCAGCCTGGTCGCCGTCGGCGACTCCTTCACCGAGGGCATGTCGGATCTGATGCCCGACGGCACCTACCGGGGCTGGGCCGACCTGCTCGCCGCGCGGATGGCGGCCCGGACGCCCGGCTTCCAGTACGCCAACCTCGCGGTGCGCGGCAAGCTGATCCAGCAGATCGTCGACGAGCAGGTCGACGTCGCCGCGGCCATGGGGGCCGACGTGATCACCCTGGTCGGCGGGCTCAACGACACGCTGCGGCCCAAGTGCGACATGGGCCGGGTCCGCGCGCTCCTGGAGGAGGCCGTGGAGAAGCTGGCCCCCGCCTGCCGGCAGCTCGTGCTGATGCGCAGCCCGGGCCGGCAGGGCCCGGTCCTGGAGCGGTTCCGGCCCCGCATGGAGGAGCTGTTCGCCTGCGTCGACGAGCTGGCCGCCCGGCACGGCGCGATCGTCGTCGACCTGTACGGCGCGCCGTCCCTGAGCGACCCGCGCATGTGGGACGTGGACCGGCTGCACCTGACGGCCGAGGGCCACCGCCGGGTCGCGGAGGCGGTGTGGCAGACGCTGGGCCACGACCCGGAGGACGCCGAGTGGCACACGCCGATGCCGGCGACCCTGCCGCCGGGCTGGGTCATGCGGCGCGTGGCGGACGCCCGGTTCGCCCGGCAGCACCTGCTGCCGTGGATAGGCCGCCGCCTGACGGGCCGCTCCTCGGGCGACGGACTGCCCCCCAAGCGGCCCGAGCTGCTGCCGTACGAGGACCCGGCGTAG